One window of Triticum dicoccoides isolate Atlit2015 ecotype Zavitan chromosome 5A, WEW_v2.0, whole genome shotgun sequence genomic DNA carries:
- the LOC119297003 gene encoding uncharacterized protein LOC119297003, with protein sequence MRYGEVAHFSHPQHRLRLEQLDTPFRCDGCKEVGIGARYRCPVQGCAADHDLHRQCALPLSPPPPPLRHPFYPKCAFHFMARAPGAPGTRYCNACGRDVAGFVYHCRACGFDLHPCCATLPHALDASDRGGRVGVRLYLHPKAEAACHRCGHRGRSWTYRSHCKSYSLHVACVMDMVVESWSGIGRSKGASAGGRGVYDGALVAGSGGYRVPVIRGAAKSSHASRGGSYWGMRKGKVKRCCEIAGFAAQVVISAVLGDPTALIAGVVGSLIAR encoded by the coding sequence ATGAGGTACGGCGAGGTGGCGCACTTCAGCCACCCGCAGCACCGGCTCCGGCTGGAGCAACTGGACACGCCGTTCCGGTGCGACGGCTGCAAGGAGGTCGGCATCGGCGCGCGTTACCGCTGCCCCGTCCAGGGCTGCGCCGCCGACCACGACCTCCACCGCCAATGCGCGCTCCcgctctccccgccgccgccgccgctccggcacCCGTTCTACCCCAAGTGCGCCTTCCACTTCATGGCGCGCGCGCCGGGCGCCCCCGGGACGCGCTACTGCAACGCGTGCGGCCGCGACGTCGCCGGCTTCGTCTACCACTGCCGCGCCTGCGGCTTCGACCTGCACCCCTGCTGCGCCACGCTGCCGCACGCCCTGGACGCCAGCGACCGCGGTGGCAGGGTCGGCGTGAGGCTGTACCTGCACCCCAAGGCCGAGGCCGCGTGCCACCGGTGCGGCCACCGCGGGCGGAGCTGGACGTACCGGAGCCACTGCAAGAGCTACAGCCTCCACGTGGCGTGCGTGATGGACATGGTCGTCGAGAGCTGGAGCGGCATCGGGCGGAGCAAGGGCGCTAGCGCCGGAGGAAGGGGCGTGTACGACGGCGCGTTGGTGGCGGGGAGCGGCGGGTACAGGGTGCCGGTGATAAGGGGCGCGGCGAAGAGCAGCCACGCGAGCCGGGGAGGGTCGTACTGGGGGATGAGGAAGGGCAAGGTGAAGCGCTGCTGCGAGATCGCCGGGTTCGCGGCGCAGGTGGTCATCTCCGCGGTGCTCGGTGACCCCACCGCGCTCATAGCCGGCGTCGTCGGCTCGCTCATAGCGCGGTGA